The region ACATCTGTCGATCCAATAAGATATTAGTCTCTTTGCCGGCATCTGAATCATCTTGTGCTAATGGTTGGTTGGATTGTGAGGATTTCTTCCGTTCTGTCTCTTATAACAGTTCCCATGCAGGGTTTATCGTTTGGGCAAAGGATAGATCATTTGTGAAAATCCAATTGTTAGGGTTGCAGTCTGAGCTCCTTAGATTTAACGGCAAGCTCCATGGAAATCCCTTGTTGAATTCAGTGAAGCCcgcaccaaaatttataacttGACAGCAAACCTCGAATTGATGTCATTCTCATGGTGGCATTCGAAGGGGATTACCAACCTAATAAACTATGAAGCGGTGAACACACTAAAAGAGGCCCAAGATGCGGTGATCATggtaagagcaggtacaagcAGGCTAGAAGCGagctgtaaatatattttaaagagataaaagaaaaaagagaatagtaataagctactaatttatagctagctgtagCACGAGTCCCAAGAcgagtgtgtgtatgatatatgagaccatatatatattaaagctttatagctaactattatatgaattaaatgaattgaagctagcagttggctatactgttagaacttgctctaaagtCGCAGTTCTCTATCAATGGGACGTAGACGTTGTCGCTGGCGGATGAGAGCACACCAATCACTACTTCACTGTAGATATATAGCTTCGATAGCTTGAAACAAGGGAAGATCACGCGAGTGTAACACGGCCAAAACAAGACAGCTAGCCCAAGCTGTCTTTGCTGCCAGCGACCATGGAGCGAGCTGTCACTGGCACTGCAGGTAGCAgtggtggcgacgacgagctcgtGTTGCCTCCGGCGGCGTCTGAGGACGCGCTCGGCCTCAGGCTCCCGTCGTCTCGCTCctactcctcctccggcggcggcgccggcggagcagcgggacggcggctggcggcgtcGCTGGAGCAGGAGCTGCTATACCGCGCGGAGCTGCATCAGCAGCAGGTCGCGtcggttggcggcggcggcggcgtggaccgGCGGAAGCGGCGCGCGATGAAGAACCGCGAGTCGGCGGAGCGGTCGCGCGCGCGGAAGCAGGCGTACCTGCAGGAGCTGGAGCAGGAggtccgcctcctccgcgccgagaACGCCACGCTGCGCGACCAGTGCGACGAGGTAGGTACTCCGTCTCcttcatcgccgtcgccgtcgccatcgccatcgccatcgcctaGCTAATCGATGCGTATGTACGTATACGTGCAAGTGCAGCTGAAGGCCCTCGCGGAGAAGGCGGAGacggaggcgccggcgccggcgccgacgaagCCGACGTGCAGAGGACGTCATTCGCGACGTTCTGATCAGCCAGTAAATTTGTGATATTTGATTAGTCAGCAAGGTTAGTGGTAATTACTCCAGTATGTACTAGACTAGCTGGCGGCTTAATTTAGCTGAGCTGAGGTGAGAGTGACCGTGTGCCTGCCTGCTTGCCTCTACAAAGATGGCTTTCTCAAATACCCCACATTTTGGTGAACACAGGCTGCTGCTACAgggaagaatttttttttaagcatatgggttatatcactccaccaacatgcaagtttaaatttaacttccacaagttgtagcaaaaataacaaaaacaattatgaatatgcgtatacttagtttcagttttgtttttctttttttgctacaacttatacaagttgaatttaaacttgcatgtttatagagtgatataaatcatattaatctatcttattaaattttttcatatttttaatgactatttagatgtcatACAAGCACACGTGTGTACTTACACCCGTGTACTAACAACTGTTTCCTGCTACTGTAGCTGAAATCCATGGCTCACCTTATTTGTTCGATCGGCCGGCTtt is a window of Oryza brachyantha chromosome 8, ObraRS2, whole genome shotgun sequence DNA encoding:
- the LOC102700550 gene encoding protein ABSCISIC ACID-INSENSITIVE 5-like; the encoded protein is MERAVTGTAGSSGGDDELVLPPAASEDALGLRLPSSRSYSSSGGGAGGAAGRRLAASLEQELLYRAELHQQQVASVGGGGGVDRRKRRAMKNRESAERSRARKQAYLQELEQEVRLLRAENATLRDQCDELKALAEKAETEAPAPAPTKPTCRGRHSRRSDQPVNL